One segment of Leguminivora glycinivorella isolate SPB_JAAS2020 chromosome 12, LegGlyc_1.1, whole genome shotgun sequence DNA contains the following:
- the LOC125231672 gene encoding pyrimidodiazepine synthase-like, giving the protein MSEKHLKAGYPLPPYNGKLRLFAMRFCPYAERSVLVLNAKNLQYDLVFVNLDSKPEWIFEFNPKGSVPALEYEQGKAIFDSAIINTYLDEKYPEVPLQATDPLRRAQDKVFVELFLGAHSSFYVAAFNPDGFESSHLEAYNKGLVRLEKELESRGTKFLHSDEPGLVDYTIWPHLERFESLPLLGKTEMAIDSTKYPRVASYLEAMKQVPAVKQYYLSAETHAKFVESKTKGEANYNMLDTSDVCCMRPRKKKQ; this is encoded by the exons ATGTCTGAAAAACATTTAAAAGCTG GTTACCCTCTCCCTCCATACAATGGAAAGCTCCGTCTATTCGCCATGAGGTTCTGTCCGTACGCTGAGCGCAGTGTGCTGGTCCTCAATGCCAAGAACCTGCAGTACGACCTGGTGTTCGTCAACCTAGACAGCAAGCCGGAATGGATCTTTGAGTTCAACCCGAAAG GTTCAGTGCCAGCATTGGAATACGAGCAAGGCAAAGCTATCTTCGACAGCGCTATCATCAACACCTACCTCGATGAGAAGTATCCGGAAGTCCCACTGCAGGCCACGGACCCACTCCGCAGAGCACAGGATAAAGTGTTTGTGGAACTGTTCTTGGGG GCACATTCATCCTTTTATGTCGCTGCATTCAACCCAGATGGCTTCGAGTCTTCCCACCTAGAAGCCTACAACAAAGGCCTGGTACGCCTGGAGAAGGAACTAGAATCCCGCGGTACCAAGTTCCTGCACAGTGACGAACCAGGGCTAGTAGATTACACAATCTGGCCTCATCTGGAACGATTTGAGTCTCTGCCACTCCTCGGGAAGACAGAGATGGCTATTGACAGCACTAAGTACCCACGTGTG GCAAGCTACTTGGAGGCGATGAAGCAAGTGCCAGCCGTGAAGCAATACTACCTATCCGCCGAGACCCACGCCAAATTCGTCGAGTCCAAGACGAAGGGCGAAGCCAACTACAACATGCTCGACACTAGTGATGTGTGCTGCATGCGCCCTAGGAAGAAGAAGCAGTAA
- the LOC125231752 gene encoding pyrimidodiazepine synthase-like isoform X3, with product MAPKVNVDTRHLAKGDPLPPYNGKLRIYNMRYCPYAQRTILVLNAKQIDYEVVNIDLVEKPEWLTSKSLFGKVPAIEIADGVCIAESLVTSEYLDEVYPQRPLLPRDPLKKALAKIIVEGSGPIQTMLFKILRTPDQVTDEHIAAYRKYLSYIQDELKKSGTKFLGGAEPGFVDYMIWPWFERMVPISELYDAVKIDETEYKLLLEYINNMFKDPAVSQYVVPKDILFKFMEPYRTGGRSNYDLLTKE from the exons ATGGCTCCCAAAGTGAATGTTGACACTAGGCACCTTGCTAAAg GCGATCCCTTGCCCCCATACAATGGAAAACTTCGCATCTACAACATGCGCTACTGCCCGTACGCACAGCGCACGATTCTCGTCCTCAACGCGAAGCAGATCGACTATGAAGTCGTCAACATCGACCTGGTCGAGAAACCGGAGTGGCTCACCAGCAAAAGCCTATTTG GTAAGGTGCCCGCCATCGAAATCGCAGATGGCGTTTGCATCGCAGAGAGCCTGGTCACGTCCGAGTATTTAGACGAAGTGTACCCACAGCGGCCGTTGCTGCCCAGGGATCCGTTAAAGAAGGCGCTTGCTAAAATCATCGTGGAAGGTTCGGGACCA ATACAAACAATGCTATTCAAAATCCTACGCACCCCAGACCAAGTCACCGATGAACACATAGCAGCATACAGGAAGTACTTGAGCTACATCCAGGATGAGTTGAAGAAGAGCGGAACCAAGTTCCTGGGAGGGGCGGAACCTGGGTTCGTGGATTACATGATCTGGCCCTGGTTCGAGAGGATGGTGCCGATATCAGAGCTGTACGACGCCGTGAAAATAGATGAGACTGAATATAAATTACTT TTGGAATACATAAACAACATGTTCAAAGACCCAGCTGTGAGCCAGTACGTCGTGCCGAAAGAcattctatttaaatttatggaGCCCTACAGAACCGGAGGAAGATCTAACTATGATCTCCTTACTAAGGAGTAA
- the LOC125231752 gene encoding pyrimidodiazepine synthase-like isoform X1, with the protein MHTLALASWRVLVPVVRNIKYVIPLYRSMAGTAKINFDTRHLKKGDPLPPYNGKLRIYNMRYCPYAQRTILVLNAKQIDYEVVNIDLVEKPEWLTSKSLFGKVPAIEIADGVCIAESLVTSEYLDEVYPQRPLLPRDPLKKALAKIIVEGSGPIQTMLFKILRTPDQVTDEHIAAYRKYLSYIQDELKKSGTKFLGGAEPGFVDYMIWPWFERMVPISELYDAVKIDETEYKLLLEYINNMFKDPAVSQYVVPKDILFKFMEPYRTGGRSNYDLLTKE; encoded by the exons ATGCACACACTTGCTTTGGCGTCTTGGAGGGTACTGGTGCCAGTGGTTCGGAATATAAAATACGTGATTCCATTATACCGCAGTATGGCAGGAACAGCTAAAATCAACTTCGACACGAGACATCTGAAGAAAG GCGATCCCTTGCCCCCATACAATGGAAAACTTCGCATCTACAACATGCGCTACTGCCCGTACGCACAGCGCACGATTCTCGTCCTCAACGCGAAGCAGATCGACTATGAAGTCGTCAACATCGACCTGGTCGAGAAACCGGAGTGGCTCACCAGCAAAAGCCTATTTG GTAAGGTGCCCGCCATCGAAATCGCAGATGGCGTTTGCATCGCAGAGAGCCTGGTCACGTCCGAGTATTTAGACGAAGTGTACCCACAGCGGCCGTTGCTGCCCAGGGATCCGTTAAAGAAGGCGCTTGCTAAAATCATCGTGGAAGGTTCGGGACCA ATACAAACAATGCTATTCAAAATCCTACGCACCCCAGACCAAGTCACCGATGAACACATAGCAGCATACAGGAAGTACTTGAGCTACATCCAGGATGAGTTGAAGAAGAGCGGAACCAAGTTCCTGGGAGGGGCGGAACCTGGGTTCGTGGATTACATGATCTGGCCCTGGTTCGAGAGGATGGTGCCGATATCAGAGCTGTACGACGCCGTGAAAATAGATGAGACTGAATATAAATTACTT TTGGAATACATAAACAACATGTTCAAAGACCCAGCTGTGAGCCAGTACGTCGTGCCGAAAGAcattctatttaaatttatggaGCCCTACAGAACCGGAGGAAGATCTAACTATGATCTCCTTACTAAGGAGTAA
- the LOC125231751 gene encoding DNA replication factor Cdt1 — MSQTTLTAFYNSRKRPAAEDIASSKRKIPHIERVLESELKCKAKNILQKKCDTTLKVESRSESIAQPSSVTKNDSLTTKRSSPVELGETSTSDPFASKVNGSNITKSNQPSKSEIVNSARKELSLGDIRKKLASSSRLAELKASAERLSKGIQQLKDGSEKQSKLREFKSIDVEVPSSPSKRASKIQNELMSPKKEVVPSAAQQRPLISPRKVVVSPVKSPSKVPAYIRHAALASSSSSLSLPHHYRFLAELFRGMETVVSLLYNRNEKITFAKLKPSVQDMLKRNFTEKHLAQIKHLVPDFYNFEVQKIKNFTTSSQKEAFELIISPNFPNDIKVMNPSVLLERRRYFFDTLLQVLKKHHAQYLLNLDPPMVIPDNKLTRWHPEFEIEKVPEIESAKLPEMPNAEKFSTAQDVLSKARELFKCNTKMERALEKLAQAKARGLTDQEKAATGINQPTQNASTQASQPSTSGVTILNPALRNLPASLLEKVKAKQAAKALEAMTRSSEHEQKYIIYSRLPDLARTLRNIFVTERKNVLALNIILSKLGSSFKSHVSNNDLQRDIKELTEQVPDWIKLHDIRNTTYLKLDRNAELKSITSKLEALADKYKSD, encoded by the exons ATGTCTCAAACCACGCTTACCGCGTTCTACAACAGTCGAAAAAGACCTGCAGCGGAAGACATAGCATCGTCAAAACGCAAGATCCCACATATAGAGCGCGTCCTGGAAAGTGAATTAAAATGTaaggcaaaaaatattttacaaaagaaaTGTGATACTACTCTCAAAGTTGAAAGCCGGTCAGAGAGTATCGCTCAGCCATCTTCCGTCACGAAAAATGACTCTCTAACTACCAAGCGTTCGTCTCCAGTGGAATTGGGCGAAACAAGCACCAGTGATCCATTTGCCAGTAAAGTTAATGGTTCTAACATTACCAAATCCAATCAACCCTCCAAATCAGAAATTGTGAATTCGGCTCGTAAAGAGCTTAGTTTAGGGGATATCAGAAAGAAATTAGCAAGCAGTTCCAGGTTGGCAGAATTGAAAGCATCTGCTGAAAGGTTGAGCAAAGGCATTCAGCAGCTAAAGGATGGCAGCGAAAAGCAAAGCAAACTCAGAGAATTCAAATCCATTGATGTGGAAGTACCATCAAG TCCAAGCAAAAGAGCAAGCAAGATTCAAAATGAGTTGATGTCTCCAAAGAAAGAAGTGGTACCTAGTGCTGCACAGCAAAGGCCTTTGATATCACCTAGAAAGGTGGTAGTCAGTCCTGTGAAGAGCCCAAGCaag gtTCCTGCATACATTAGACATGCTGCCCTCGCCAGCAGCTCCTCAAGCCTTTCGCTCCCACACCACTACCGGTTCCTCGCAGAGCTGTTCCGAGGTATGGAGACTGTTGTTTCCCTCCTTTATAACAGAAACGAAAAGATAACATTTGCCAAATTGAAGCCATCTGTGCAAGACATGCTCAAACGCAACTTTACTGAAAAACACCTTGCTCAAATTAAGCACTTAGTACCTGACTTCTACAACTTTGAGGTGCAAAagattaagaattttaccacctcATCCCAGAAAGAGGCTTTTGAATTGATCATATCCCCCAACTTTCCCAATGATATTAAAGTTATGAACCCAAGTGTCCTTCTAGAAAGACGTAGATACTTCTTTGATACCTTGCTCCAAGTACTGAAGAAACATCATGCTCAGTATTTATTGAACCTTGATCCACCAATGGTGATCCCTGACAACAAGCTCACTCGCTGGCATCCTGAATTTGAAATTGAGAAGGTACCAGAAATTGAAAGTGCCAAGCTTCCTGAAATGCCTAATGCTGAAAAGTTCTCAACTGCTCAAGATGTCTTGTCTAAGGCTAGAGAATTATTCAAATGTAACACCAAGATGGAGAGAGCTTTAGAAAAACTGGCTCAAGCTAAAGCCAGGGGTCTTACCGATCAAGAAAAGGCTGCCACTGGCATCAACCAACCTACACAGAATGCCAGCACACAAGCCAGCCAGCCATCTACAAGTGGGGTCACCATACTCAATCCTGCATTAAGGAACCTCCCTGCATCACTGCTTGAAAAAGTTAAAGCTAAGCAAGCGGCCAAAGCACTCGAAGCTATGACCAGGTCATCAGAGCATGAGCAGAAGTACATCATATACAGCCGCTTGCCAGACTTGGCTAGAACCTTGAGAAACATATTTGTCACAGAAAGAAAGAATGTGTTAGCTCTTAACATAATACTTTCTAAACTGGGCAGTAGTTTCAAAAGCCATGTCTCCAACAATGATTTGCAAAGAGATATTAAAGAGCTCACTGAGCAGGTCCCAGATTGGATCAAGTTACATGACATTAGAAACACTACTTATTTAAAGTTGGACAGAAATGCTGAGCTAAAGAGCATCACCTCTAAACTGGAAGCATTGGCAGATAAGTATAAAAGTGATtag